The DNA sequence AAATAGGCCTTATCTATGGCTTAGTTGCTATCGGGGTCTATCTTACTTTTCGAATTTTAGATTTTCCAGACCTTACGGTTGATGGTAGTTTTACACTTGGCGCAGCTGTTGCAGCGACGTTAATTGTTGCAGGTCAAAACCCATATTTAGCAACCTTATGCGGAACACTTGCGGCATCTTGTGCAGGTTTAGTTACCGCATGGTTAAATCTGCGTTTTAATATTCTGCATTTGCTGGCCAGTATCCTGACTATGACTGCCCTGTATACCATCAATTTACGGGTGATGGGAAAACCTAATGTTGCCTTAATTATGGAGCCAACGGTCCTTTCTCCTTTCGAAGGGATTTTGCCGGACATGTACATGAAGGTTATCTTTGTGGCTGTCTGCGCTATTGTTGGCGGACTGTTGGTCGCCTGGTTTTTGCGTACCCAATATGGTTTAGCGATGCGTGCGGTCGGCTCTAATAAACGCATGGCGCAAGCTAACGGTATCGTTGTGACTGAAAAAGTTTATGTGGGTTTAGCACTCTCTAATGGTTTGGTCGGACTTGCCGGTGCACTGTTTGCACAAACCAATGGTTTTGCCGATTCAACCATGGGAATAGGGACTATAGTGGTTGGTTTAGCGGCTGTTATTATTGGTGAATCTCTGCTGGCGAGTCGTTCGATGCTGGTCATTGTAATGAGCTGTATTGTGGGTTCCGTCTTATATCGTTTTGCCGTATCAATGGCATTAAATGCTGACTTTTTAGGTTTTCAAGCCTCAGATTTAAACTTGATTACCGCTGTATTGGTGGCTCTTGCATTAGTGTTTCCTAAATTACGTAATGAATGGAAAGCGAAACGCGCCATCAAGGAGCAAATATGATCAGTTGTGAAAATTTACACGTTACCTTTAATCATGGTTTACCAACAGAAAAACTTGCATTACAGGGAGTTGATCTGACCATACCATCGGGTGAATTTGTAACAGTGATTGGTTCTAATGGCGCGGGTAAATCTACCTTACTCAATACTATTGCCGGTGATATAAAATCAACTCAAGGTAAAATTTATTTTGATGATCGGGATGTCACAAAGTTGCCAGCCACGGGCCGTACTAAGGATATTGCCCGTGTCTTTCAAGATCCCTTAGCGGGAACCTGTGGTAACTTAACTGTTGAAGAGAATATGTCACTTGCTTATGGGCGGGGGAAGCGCGGGACACTGGCGTTTGCTCTAAACAATAAATTGCGCAAGGTGTTCAAGGAGCAGTTAAGCCGATTAAATCTGGGTCTGGAAGATCGTCTGGACAGTGAAATGGGGCTTTTGTCCGGTGGGCAACGCCAATCAGTCAGCTTACTGATGTCGGCATTACAGCCAAGCAGCATTTTACTGCTGGATGAGCATACGGCTGCGCTGGATCCAAAAACAGCCGCTTTAATTTTGGATATATCATCACAAATTATTAAAGAAAAACAATTAACTGTGATGATGGTGACTCATTCTATGCGGCAAGCCTTAGATCATGGATCGCGTACTATTATGCTTCATGAAGGTAATATTATTTTTGATTTGGCAAGCAAAGAGCGTGCTAATTATCAAGTTAAAGATTTGCTTAATCTATTTGCTCAAGCACGCACCGATGGTGCAGAGTTAGACGACGATAAATTATTATTAGGCGGATAATCCTTTTAATTAAAATTTACCGAATAAGTATTGCTTAATGATTCAATCCTCCGTAAGATCCGTCGTTCACTTTGCCGCTGAATTAGTGATCGGCGGTACTAATTTAAATCGGTTATACACATAACCATAAAATATCGGAGTATGTTATGTCACTAAGTGCAGAACAAAAAGCTGAGATTGTAGCTAAATATGGTCGTTCAGAAAACGATACTGGTTCTTCAGAAGTTCAAGCTGCTTTATACACAGCACAAATAGACCACCTTCAAGGTCACTTTAAAGAGCACATCCATGATCACCACAGCCGTCGTGGTCTATTGCGCATGGTAAGTCAACGTCGTAAATTACTTGACTACTTAAAGCGTAAAGATGTTGCTGCTTACACAGCATTAATCGCTGAATTAGGTCTACGTCGTTAATTTCGACTTAAACGTAATTTAAAAAAAGAGCCTATGGGCTCTTTTTTTGTTTCTGCAGATTAAAAAATGTTTAAAACGTAAAGGTTGACGTATACTAGCGGCGCGATCAAAAGCACAAGAATATAAATTTATTAAAGGAAAAAAAATGACTCCTATTGTTAAAAGTTTTCAGTATGGCGAACATACTGTCACTCTAGAAACGGGCGTAATGGCTCGTCAGGCAACTGCCGCTGTAATGTGTAGTATGGATGATACCTGTGTATTCGTTTCTGTTGTTGGTAAAAATGCTGACAACCAAGAGCGTGATTTCTTTCCGCTGACGGTAAACTACCAGGAAAAAACCTATGCTGCGGGTAAAATCCCAGGTGGTTTCTTCAAACGTGAAGGCCGTCCAAGCGAAGACGAAACACTGATTGCACGCCTTATTGACCGTCCAGTTCGTCCTCTATTCCCAGCCGGTTTCAAAAACGAAGTACAAGTGATTGCAACTGTTGTCTCTATCAACCCTGAAGTTAACCCGGATGTCGTTGCAATGATTGCAACATCTGCGGCGCTTTCTATCTCGGGTATGCCTTTCAAGGGGCCTATCGGTTGTGCACGTGTTGGTTATAAAGAAGGTGAATACCTGCTTAACCCAACCAAAACTGAATTAGAAACAAGTGATCTTAACCTTGTTGTATCTGGTACAGATAACGCTGTCTTAATGGTTGAATCTGAAGCCGGTATTCTAAGCGAAGACGTTATGCTTGGTGCGGTTGTATTTGGTCACGATCAGCAACAAATTGTTGTTGAATCAATCAAAGAGTTCGCTGCAGAGGTTGCTCGTCCAGCATGGAACTGGGCTGCCCCTGCACGTAACGAAGCATTAGATGCGGCTATTGCAACTGAAGCACAAGCGCGTTTTGAACAAGCTTACCAGATCAGTGATAAAGGCGATCGTTACGATGCGATTAAAGCTATCACCTCTGAAGTTAAAGAAAAATTATTAGCATCTGATGAAACATTAGAAGCTAAGCAAATCGGTGAATACTTACACGATCTAGAAAAAACAGTGGTACGTACGCGCATTATTAAAGGTGAGCCGCGTATCGATGGTCGCGATCCTGAAAGTATTCGTGCATTAGATGTCCGTACTGGCGTGTTACCTCGTACTCACGGTAGTGCATTGTTTACCCGTGGTGAAACTCAAGCATTAGTGACGGCGACCCTTGGTACTCAGCGTGATGCGCAAATCATTGACAGTATAATGGGTGAGAAGAAAGATAACTTCTTATTACATTACAACTTCCCTCCTTATTGTGTAGGCGAAACTGGCTTTGTTGGCTCTCCTAAACGTCGTGAGATTGGCCATGGCCGTCTTGCTAAACGTGGTGTTTTGGCTGTTATGCCTTCGCTTGAAGAATTCCCATACACAGTACGTGTTGTGTCTGAAATCACTGAATCAAACGGTTCATCTTCAATGGCTTCTGTTTGTGGTGCATCGCTAGCATTAATGGATGCGGGTGTTCCTCTTAAAGCTTCTGTTGCGGGAATCGCGATGGGTCTTGTAAAAGAAGGCGAAGAGTTTGTTGTGCTTTCTGATATTCTAGGTGATGAAGATCATCTTGGTGATATGGACTTTAAAGTTGCCGGTACTACCGAAGGTATTACTGCACTACAGATGGATATCAAAATTGAAGGGATCACGCGTGAAATCATGCAGATTGCTTTAAATCAGGCAAAAGCTGCACGTTTGCACATTTTGACCGTAATGGACCAAGCACTTCCACAAGGTCGCGCTGATATTTCTCAATTCGCTCCACGTATTCATACTATCAAAATCAACACTGATAAAATCCGTGATGTTATTGGTAAAGGCGGCGCTGTTATCCGCTCTCTATGTGAAGAAACCGGTACTACAATTGAAATCGAAGATGACGGTACTGTTAAAATTGCAGCGACCTCTGGTGAGCAAGCTGATGACGCAATTAACCGTATTAAAGCACTCACAGCTGAAGTTGAAGTGGGTACTATCTACACAGGTAAAGTGGTACGTTTAGCTGATTTCGGTGCCTTTGTTAATATCCTTCCCGGTAAAGATGGTCTAGTACATATCTCGCAAATCTGTGAAGAGCGTGTACAGAAAGTGTCTGATCACCTTAAAGAAGGTCAGGAAGTGAAAGTTAAAGTATTAGAAGTTGATCGCCAGGGCCGTGTGCGCTTAAGCATCAAAGAAGCTGCTGAAAAAACAACAGCTGAATAATACCTTGATTGGTAAAAAATAAAGTAATGACTGCGGTCATTGACTCAAAAAAAGGAAGCTGCGGCTTCCTTTTTTTATAAGCGTCCAAAACATCTGCTTTAGCATTTATCTAAAATTTTAAATGCTATAAAGGCGAACATCTAAGGGTGTTCGCCTTTTTTATTGCTGATTCCTGCATCATCAGGTAATTTAGGGTTAACAATTAAAGACACTTTCTTACCTTTCATGTTCAGGTGATTTTGGGTATAACAATTAAATACACTTTCCTATTGAGGTTTTATGCATATTCATATTCTTGGCATCTGTGGCACATTTATGGGGGGCCTTGCTATTCTCGCCAAATCCTTGGGTTATAAAGTCACAGGATCAGATAAAAACGTTTATCCTCCGATGAGTACCCAATTAGAAGAGCAAGGGATTGAATTAATTCAAGGTTTTGATCCAGACCAATTAGATTCAAATCCTGATCTTGTGGTTATTGGGAATGCAATGAGTCGTGGGAATCCTTGTGTAGAAGCTGTTCTGGATAAACAAATTCCTTATATTTCGGGTCCACAGTGGTTATTAGAGCATGTCTTAAAAGATCGTTGGGTATTAGCTGTTGCCGGGACACACGGTAAAACGTCCACTGCAAGCATGTTGGCTTGGATTTTAGAATATGCCAATATGAAACCGGGTTTCTTAATTGGTGGTGTACCGGAGAACTTTGGTCTGTCAGCCAGGTTAGGTGAAACCCCATTTTTTGTGATAGAGGCAGATGAGTATGACAGTGCTTTTTTTGATAAACGTTCCAAATTTGTTCACTATCACCCTCGAACGCTGGTTTTAAATAACTTAGAGTTTGACCATGCAGATATTTTTGAAGATTTAAATGCCATTAAAAAACAATTTCATCATTTAGTTCGTACTGTTCCTGCAACAGGGCGTATTTTTATACCCGATCAGGATCAAGCTCTGATCGATGTCCAGCGCATGGGCTGTTGGAGTGAAGTTGAATATCTGGGGAAAAACTGGTCTTGCAAAAAAATCAAAGAAGATGCTTCAATTTTTGACGTCTATCTAAATCAGCAAAAACAGGGGCAGGTGGCTTGGTCATTGATGGGTGACCATAATGTGAATAATGCACTTGCTGCCATAGCTGCTGCGCGCCACGTTGGTGTTACGCCGGAAATTGCGATTGAAGCACTCGCTGAATTTAAAAATATCAAACGTCGAATGGAAGTTAAAGGCAAAGTTAATAGTATTACTGTTTATGATGATTTTGCTCATCATCCTACCGCCATTAAAACAACCTTAGCGGGGTTACGTGCAAAAGTAGGCAATGAAAAAATTATTGCTGTTCTGGAGCCGCGTTCTAATACGATGAAATTAGGTGTCCATAAAGAGGCATTAGTCAATGCATTAGCCGCCGCTGACAGTGTTTACTGTTTTGAAACAGAAGATATTAAATGGTCAATTGAAGAACTGTTTGCAGAGCAAGGTAAAGCCGTTGATATATCCCATGATATTGATGAGTTATGCACTAAGTTAGTATCAATAGCAGAGCGAAACGCTCATATACTCATTATGAGTAATGGTGGTTTTGGTAATATCCATAACAAGTTACTGGGGCAACTCGCCCTGAAAAAGAAGGTTTAATATGTCTAAAGATGTTTTTTTTAAAGATAGGATTACGTTAGCGGTAACAGGTGCATCGGGTAGCGGTTACTTCTTAAGGCTATTACAGGCATTGGTTAATACAGATATACAAATATATCTATTACTTTCTGATGCGGCTAAAATTGTATTAAAAACAGAAGAAAATGAAGATTGGCCTGCAGATGTGACTCAACTAAATGTTTTTTTACAGGATAAATATCAGAGTAAACAGCAGCAGATAGTTGTATTAGCTGCAAAAGATTGGTTTTCACCCGTCGCCTCGGGCTCATCAGCGCCAAATAAAATGATTGTTTGTCCATGCAGTTGTGGAACATTAGCCTCTATTGCCCACGGTTTATCTAACAATTTAATCGAACGTTCTGCGGATGTTATTTTAAAAGAACGCGGGAAATTGATTGTCATGCCAAGAGAAACCCCTTTTTCCACTCTTCATTTACGAAACATGCTTACTCTGTCCGAATTAGGGGTGACAGTGATGCCATTAGCCCCAGGTTTTTATCATCAGCCTAAAACTATTGCTGATTTACAGGATTTTATGGTCGCGAGAGTATTAGACCATCTGGAAATAGCACACAAGATCGGTAAACGCTGGTGTGAATGATAACAAAAATCAAAAACTAATGATTTTTGTTTGTTTTATAAGCGTAAATATAAAGGTTTTAATTAGTTGGCGTTTTTTCTTATAAAGGCCTTGCCAAGGTTCATAAAATCTCTATAATGCGCCCCACAGAAACGGGAAAGACGCAAGTCAGTCCGGTTACTCAGAACGAAAAAGATTAAGCTTCTAATAACGTATCACGTTGATTAGAAAGATAAATTAATCATTGACATCGTTTACAGGTAGCGTAATATACGCACCTCGCCGAAAGGCACGCTCTTTAACAATTTAATCAAACAATCTGTGTGGACACTTATTGTTGATGTGATTTCAAAAAAATCAAAGTCCTTTCTTGTAAAGGCAGTAACTTTTTACTTCGTAAATAGCTTACTCATCAATAAAAGTGACACACGAATAAATTTATTTATTCAGAATAATAAGTTATTCATTATTTATATACTGAAGTTTTTATACTTAGGTATTGATATAAGAGTAATTAGTTTTAGTCAGTTATATTGAGTCGCAGCGCAAGCTGCAAATTAAACTTTAAATTGAAGAGTTTGATCATGGCTCAGATTGAACGCTGGCGGCAGGCTTAACACATGCAAGTCGAACGGTAACAGAGAATAGCTTGCTATTTTGCTGACGAGTGGCGGACGGGTGAGTAATGCTTGGGAATTTGCCTTGTTGCGGGGGACAACAGTTGGAAACGACTGCTAATACCGCATAATGTCTCCGGACCAAAGGTGGCCTCTATTTATATGCTATCGCGACAAGATGAGCCCAAGTGGGATTAGCTAGTTGGTAAGGTAATGGCTTACCAAGGCGTCGATCCCTAGCTGGTCTTAGAGGATGACCAGCCACACTGGAACTGAGACACGGTCCAGACTCCTACGGGAGGCAGCAGTGGGGAATATTGCACAATGGAGGAAACTCTGATGCAGCCATGCCGCGTGTGTGAAGAAGGCTTTCGGGTTGTAAAGCACTTTCAGCGAGGAGGAAAGGGTATTGGTTAATATCCAATATCTGTGACGTTACTCGCAGAAGAAGCACCGGCTAACTCCGTGCCAGCAGCCGCGGTAATACGGAGGGTGCGAGCGTTAATCGGAATTACTGGGCGTAAAGCGCGCGTAGGCGGTTAATTAAGTCAGATGTGAAAGCCCAGGGCTCAACCTTGGAACTGCATTTGAAACTGGTTAACTAGAGTTTTGTAGAGGGTGGTAGAATTTCAGGTGTAGCGGTGAAATGCGTAGAGATCTGAAGGAATACCAGTGGCGAAGGCGGCCACCTGGACAAAGACTGACGCTGAGGCGCGAAGGCGTGGGGAGCAAACGGGATTAGATACCCCGGTAGTCCACGCAGTAAACGATGTCTATTAGAAGTTTGTGGCTATATGCCGTGGGTTTCAAAGCTAACGCATTAAATAGACCGCCTGGGGAGTACGGCCGCAAGGTTAAAACTCAAATGAATTGACGGGGGCCCGCACAAGCGGTGGAGCATGTGGTTTAATTCGATGCAACGCGAAGAACCTTACCATCCCTTGACATCCAGAGAATCTGTTAGAGATAGTAGAGTGCCTTCGGGAACTCTGAGACAGGTGCTGCATGGCTGTCGTCAGCTCGTGTTGTGAAATGTTGGGTTAAGTCCCGCAACGAGCGCAACCCTTATCCTTAGTTGCCAGCACGTAATGGTGGGAACTCTAGGGAGACTGCCGGTGATAAACCGGAGGAAGGTGGGGACGACGTCAAGTCATCATGGCCCTTACGGGATGGGCTACACACGTGCTACAATGGCAAATACAAAGGGTTGCTAGCCTGCGAAGGTATGCGAATCTCATAAAGTTTGTCGTAGTCCGGATCGGAGTCTGCAACTCGACTCCGTGAAGTTGGAATCGCTAGTAATCGTGGATCAGAATGCCACGGTGAATACGTTCCCGGGCCTTGTACACACCGCCCGTCACACCATGGGAGTGGGCTGCACCAGAAGTCATTAGCTTAACCTTTCGGGGATGGCGATGACCACGGTGTGGTTCATGACTGGGGTGAAGTCGTAACAAGGTAGCCCTAGGGGAACCTGGGGCTGGATCACCTCCTTACGTAAAGAGACACATCAGTTAATTCGCTTGCGAATTAATACATTGAAGACTTGCTTGCAAGTGCTTCACAGTACAAGCCTTTCGGCGATTTTGCTCTGCAAATTCACCTTCCGGCATCACTATTTGCTACGCAAATAATAATTGAGTGTTCACACAGATTGTTTGATTAGAATGATAAAGCGCAAGTAGTTTCTATGTCCCCATCGTCTAGAGGCCTAGGACACCGCCCTTTCACGGCGGTAACAGGGGTTCAAATCCCCTTGGGGATACCACTTTTTATTTAAATAAATAAAAGTTATATTTGCTCCGCAAATTAATTTTATGTATTTAAGGAAATTGAACCTGCCTATAATGACGCACTTATTAACTGTTCTTTATAAAGAATAATTAATAAGTGTTTTTTTAACACTGCTCTTTAACAATTAGGAAAGCTGATAAAAGTTCTTTTTATCACACAATAACAATGACACTCAGGTGTTGATTGGTGTGATAAATTAAACGAAAAGTTTATATTTGACATAGTGAAATATAAACAGTTCTCGTTTATTAACACTTAGGTGTTAGTAAATGAATCAAGCAAAAATAAATATTATTCAAACTGATACTTTGGATAATATACGTATCTATTGAGTGATTGTTAATTCAATCATTCTTAGGTGCACGAAAAACGAATGTTGTTTTTTGTATTGTAAAATATGAGAAATCGCAAGCGTCTTGGAAACTCAAATAAATGCAAAATCTAGATTTTGTTATCTTATGTGTTTTTTGAATGTTATTAACATTCATAAAAACGCTTAAAGTGACACCTTTTAGGTGTTGTATGGTTAAGTGAATAAGCGTGCACGGTGGATGCCTAGGCAATTAGAGGCGATGAAGGACGTGGTAATCTGCGATAAGTCCAGGGGAGTTGATAACAAGCGTTATATCCTGGAATTTCCGAATGGGGCAACCCGGCACTTAGTGTCATCGTTAAGTGAATACATAGCTTAACGAAGCGAACGAGGGGAACTGAAACATCTAAGTACCCTTAGGAAAAGAAATCAACCGAGATTCCGATAGTAGCGGCGAGCGAAATTGGAACAGCCCTTAAGCTGTTTAAAAGTTAGTGGAAGGCTCTGGAAAGTGCCGCGATACAGGGTGATAGCCCCGTACACAAAAACTTCTTTACAGTGAAAGCGAGTAGGTCGGGACACGAGAAATCCTGACTGAATATGGGGGGACCATCCTCCAAGGCTAAATACTCCTAATTGACCGATAGTGAACCAGTACCGTGAGGGAAAGGCGAAAAGAACCCCTGTGAGGGGAGTGAAATAGAACCTGAAACCGTGTACGTACAAGCAGTAGGAGCGGACATTGTGTTCCGTGACTGCGTACCTTTTGTATAATGGGTCAACGACTTAATTTCAGTAGCAAGGTTAACCAAATAGGGGAGCCGTAGGGAAACCGAGTCTTAACTAGGCGAATAGTTGCTGGGATTAGACCCGAAACTTGGTGATCTAGCCATGAGCAGGTTGAAGGTTGAGTAACATCAACTGGAGGACCGAACCCACTAATGTTGAAAAATTAGGGGATGACTTGTGGCTGGGGGTGAAAGGCCAATCAAACCAAGAGATAGCTGGTTCTCCTCGAAAGCTATTTAGGTAGCGCCTCGTGTATCACTGTTGGGGGTAGAGCACTGTTTGGGCTAGGGGGTCATCCCGACTTACCAACCCCATGCAAACTCCGAATACCAACAAGTGCAATCACGGGAGACACACGGCGGGTGCTAACGTCCGTCGTGGAAAGGGAAACAACCCAGACCGCCAGCTAAGGTCCCTAAGTATATGTTAAGTGGGAAACGATGTGGAAAGGCTCAGACAGCTAGGAAGTTGGCTTAGAAGCAGCCATCTTTTAAAGAAAGCGTAATAGCTCACTAGTCGAGTCGGTCTGCGCGGAAGATTTAACGGGGCTAAACATATCACCGAAGCTGCGGATGCTTATTTATAGGCATGGTAGAGGAGCGTTCTGTAAGCCGTCGAAGGGAAAGGTGTAAACCATCCTGGAGGTATCAGAAGTGCGAATGTTGACATGAGTAACGATAAGGGAGGTGAAAAACCTCCCCGCCGGAAGACCAAGGGTTCCTGTCCAACGTTAATCGGGGCAGGGTGAGTCGACCCCTAAGGCGAGGCCGAAAGGCGTAGTCGATGGGAAACGGGTTAATATTCCCGTACCCTTTATTATTGCGATGGGAGGACGGAGAAGGCTAGGTGGGCCTGGCGATGGTTGTCCAGGTTCAAGTGCGTAGGCGGGAGACTTAGGTAAATCCGGGTTTCTTTTAACGCTGAGACACGATGTCGAGTCACCAAGGTGATGAAGTCATTGATGCCATGCTTCCAGGAAAAGTCTCTAAGCTTCAGATAATAGAGGATCGTACCCCAAACCGACACAGGTGGTCAGGTAGAGAATACTAAGGCGCTTGAGAGAACTCGGGTGAAGGAACTAGGCAAAATGGTACCGTAACTTCGGGAGAAGGTACGCCTCCGACGGTGACGAGACTTGCTCTCTAAGCTGTTGGAGGCCGAAGATACCAGATGGCTGCAACTGTTTATTAAAAACACAGCACTCTGCTAAATCGTAAGATGACGTATAGGGTGTGACGCCTGCCCGGTGCCGGAAGGTTAATTGATGAGGTTAGACTCAGGTCGAAGCTTTTGATCGAAGCCCCGGTAAACGGCGGCCGTAACTATAACGGTCCTAAGGTAGCGAAATTCCTTGTCGGGTAAGTTCCGACCTGCACGAATGGCGTAATGATGGCCATGCTGTCTCCACCCGAGACTCAGTGAAGTTGAAATCGCAGTGAAGATGCTGCGTCCCCGCGGCTAGACGGAAAGACCCCGTGAACCTTTACTACAGCTTAGCAGTGAACTTAGAGCCTACATGTGTAGGATAGGTGGGAGGCTTTGAAGCGTTGTCGCTAGATGACGTGGAGCCAACCTTGAAATACCACCCTTGTATGTTTTGAGTTCTAACCATGGCCCCTGAATCGGGGTTTGGGACACTGTTTGGTGGGTAGTTTGACTGGGGCGGTCTCCTCCTAAAGAGTAACGGAGGAGTACGAAGGTTGGCTAATCACGGTCGGACATCGTGAGGTTAGTACAATGGTATAAGCCAGCTTAACTGCGAGACAGACACGTCGAGCAGGTACGAAAGTAGGTCATAGTGATCCGGTGGTTCTGAATGGAAGGGCCATCGCTCAACGGATAAAAGGTACTCCGGGGATAACAGGCTGATACCGCCCAAGAGTTCATATCGACGGCGGTGTTTGGCACCTCGATGTCGGCTCATCACATCCTGGGGCTGAAGTCGGTCCCAAGGGTATGGCTGTTCGCCATTTAAAGTGGTACGCGAGCTGGGTTTAGAACGTCGTGAGACAGTTCGGTCCCTATCTGCCGTGGGCGTTTGAGAATTGAGAGGAGCTGCTCCTAGTACGAGAGGACCGGAGTGGACGAACCGCTG is a window from the Psychromonas ingrahamii 37 genome containing:
- a CDS encoding ABC transporter ATP-binding protein, producing MISCENLHVTFNHGLPTEKLALQGVDLTIPSGEFVTVIGSNGAGKSTLLNTIAGDIKSTQGKIYFDDRDVTKLPATGRTKDIARVFQDPLAGTCGNLTVEENMSLAYGRGKRGTLAFALNNKLRKVFKEQLSRLNLGLEDRLDSEMGLLSGGQRQSVSLLMSALQPSSILLLDEHTAALDPKTAALILDISSQIIKEKQLTVMMVTHSMRQALDHGSRTIMLHEGNIIFDLASKERANYQVKDLLNLFAQARTDGAELDDDKLLLGG
- the mpl gene encoding UDP-N-acetylmuramate:L-alanyl-gamma-D-glutamyl-meso-diaminopimelate ligase, which gives rise to MHIHILGICGTFMGGLAILAKSLGYKVTGSDKNVYPPMSTQLEEQGIELIQGFDPDQLDSNPDLVVIGNAMSRGNPCVEAVLDKQIPYISGPQWLLEHVLKDRWVLAVAGTHGKTSTASMLAWILEYANMKPGFLIGGVPENFGLSARLGETPFFVIEADEYDSAFFDKRSKFVHYHPRTLVLNNLEFDHADIFEDLNAIKKQFHHLVRTVPATGRIFIPDQDQALIDVQRMGCWSEVEYLGKNWSCKKIKEDASIFDVYLNQQKQGQVAWSLMGDHNVNNALAAIAAARHVGVTPEIAIEALAEFKNIKRRMEVKGKVNSITVYDDFAHHPTAIKTTLAGLRAKVGNEKIIAVLEPRSNTMKLGVHKEALVNALAAADSVYCFETEDIKWSIEELFAEQGKAVDISHDIDELCTKLVSIAERNAHILIMSNGGFGNIHNKLLGQLALKKKV
- a CDS encoding UbiX family flavin prenyltransferase, which translates into the protein MSKDVFFKDRITLAVTGASGSGYFLRLLQALVNTDIQIYLLLSDAAKIVLKTEENEDWPADVTQLNVFLQDKYQSKQQQIVVLAAKDWFSPVASGSSAPNKMIVCPCSCGTLASIAHGLSNNLIERSADVILKERGKLIVMPRETPFSTLHLRNMLTLSELGVTVMPLAPGFYHQPKTIADLQDFMVARVLDHLEIAHKIGKRWCE
- a CDS encoding ABC transporter permease yields the protein MSLYAFLGTLEIGLIYGLVAIGVYLTFRILDFPDLTVDGSFTLGAAVAATLIVAGQNPYLATLCGTLAASCAGLVTAWLNLRFNILHLLASILTMTALYTINLRVMGKPNVALIMEPTVLSPFEGILPDMYMKVIFVAVCAIVGGLLVAWFLRTQYGLAMRAVGSNKRMAQANGIVVTEKVYVGLALSNGLVGLAGALFAQTNGFADSTMGIGTIVVGLAAVIIGESLLASRSMLVIVMSCIVGSVLYRFAVSMALNADFLGFQASDLNLITAVLVALALVFPKLRNEWKAKRAIKEQI
- the pnp gene encoding polyribonucleotide nucleotidyltransferase; protein product: MTPIVKSFQYGEHTVTLETGVMARQATAAVMCSMDDTCVFVSVVGKNADNQERDFFPLTVNYQEKTYAAGKIPGGFFKREGRPSEDETLIARLIDRPVRPLFPAGFKNEVQVIATVVSINPEVNPDVVAMIATSAALSISGMPFKGPIGCARVGYKEGEYLLNPTKTELETSDLNLVVSGTDNAVLMVESEAGILSEDVMLGAVVFGHDQQQIVVESIKEFAAEVARPAWNWAAPARNEALDAAIATEAQARFEQAYQISDKGDRYDAIKAITSEVKEKLLASDETLEAKQIGEYLHDLEKTVVRTRIIKGEPRIDGRDPESIRALDVRTGVLPRTHGSALFTRGETQALVTATLGTQRDAQIIDSIMGEKKDNFLLHYNFPPYCVGETGFVGSPKRREIGHGRLAKRGVLAVMPSLEEFPYTVRVVSEITESNGSSSMASVCGASLALMDAGVPLKASVAGIAMGLVKEGEEFVVLSDILGDEDHLGDMDFKVAGTTEGITALQMDIKIEGITREIMQIALNQAKAARLHILTVMDQALPQGRADISQFAPRIHTIKINTDKIRDVIGKGGAVIRSLCEETGTTIEIEDDGTVKIAATSGEQADDAINRIKALTAEVEVGTIYTGKVVRLADFGAFVNILPGKDGLVHISQICEERVQKVSDHLKEGQEVKVKVLEVDRQGRVRLSIKEAAEKTTAE
- the rpsO gene encoding 30S ribosomal protein S15 → MSLSAEQKAEIVAKYGRSENDTGSSEVQAALYTAQIDHLQGHFKEHIHDHHSRRGLLRMVSQRRKLLDYLKRKDVAAYTALIAELGLRR